In Tenuifilum sp. 4138str, a single window of DNA contains:
- a CDS encoding MFS transporter, giving the protein MRRIFSKTIITLSLVSFFTDIASEMLYPVMPIYLKSIGFTALLIGILEGIAEATAGLSKGYFGELSDRLGKRVIFIRWGYLLSALSKPAMAISKWPIWIFVARTTDRIGKGLRTSARDALLSDESTPETRGKVFGFHRGMDTLGAAVGPAIALLLLWLFPGDYSIIFLITIIPGLAAVLLTLLLKEKNRSQGTAKPQNGASPFSFLGYWRQSPVNYRHIVVGLIFFTLINSSDAFLLLKVKEEGASDTLVIGLYIFYNLAYALLSYPMGWLSDKLGMKRMVIFGIAIFAITYLGFALVSKWSVFILLFGLYSLYAASTEGVLKAWLANNLPKTKTATGIGLYNSLQSIATLLASSLAGLIWVMAGSGIVFMISAVGATLAGIYLYIFTRTSVTYQGSE; this is encoded by the coding sequence ATGAGACGCATTTTTTCAAAGACTATCATCACCCTCTCTCTGGTTAGCTTTTTTACCGATATTGCAAGTGAGATGCTTTATCCTGTAATGCCTATCTACTTAAAATCGATAGGATTTACTGCATTGCTAATCGGAATCCTTGAAGGAATTGCTGAAGCAACCGCCGGATTAAGCAAGGGTTACTTTGGGGAGCTATCGGACAGGTTGGGGAAACGAGTGATTTTCATTAGGTGGGGTTATCTTTTAAGTGCTCTATCTAAGCCTGCAATGGCCATCAGTAAATGGCCTATATGGATTTTCGTAGCTCGGACTACTGACCGCATTGGTAAAGGGCTTAGAACCAGCGCTCGCGACGCTCTACTGAGCGATGAATCAACCCCTGAAACACGAGGGAAGGTATTTGGTTTTCACAGAGGTATGGACACACTTGGGGCGGCAGTTGGCCCTGCCATTGCTTTGCTTTTGCTTTGGCTGTTCCCCGGTGATTACTCCATTATTTTTCTTATCACTATAATACCAGGTCTCGCAGCGGTTTTGCTAACACTTCTTTTAAAAGAGAAAAACAGGTCACAGGGAACTGCTAAACCCCAAAATGGTGCATCGCCCTTTTCATTTCTTGGGTATTGGAGACAATCGCCTGTAAACTATAGGCACATTGTTGTTGGGCTTATCTTTTTTACCCTAATCAATAGTTCCGATGCATTCCTTTTACTAAAAGTAAAAGAAGAAGGAGCATCGGACACCTTGGTAATTGGCTTGTATATCTTCTACAACCTTGCATACGCCTTACTTTCCTACCCTATGGGATGGCTTTCGGACAAACTGGGCATGAAAAGGATGGTGATTTTTGGAATAGCCATATTTGCAATCACCTACTTAGGCTTTGCCTTAGTATCAAAATGGAGTGTGTTTATCCTGCTTTTTGGCCTTTACTCACTTTATGCTGCATCAACCGAAGGAGTATTAAAAGCTTGGTTGGCAAATAATCTGCCTAAAACCAAAACAGCAACAGGAATAGGCCTTTACAATAGCTTACAAAGCATTGCCACCCTGCTGGCAAGCAGTTTAGCAGGTTTAATATGGGTTATGGCAGGATCAGGTATTGTTTTTATGATAAGCGCTGTGGGTGCAACCCTTGCAGGAATATACCTTTATATATTTACAAGAACTAGCGTAACCTATCAAGGGAGCGAATAA